From Alienimonas californiensis, a single genomic window includes:
- a CDS encoding uracil-DNA glycosylase, which translates to MDLDTLRRSVLRRLEADRRAGLTHFPKGEAFALSAVADEGTASPGGAAPVGDGEAGGTNERAAAAGQFAAGMTRDLAAASAPAPSAPAPAAALFAGGGSAGNAERSAQPTEERAAALTVIERTVSGCPRCPELVATRTQTVFGAGNPHAAILFLGEAPGADEDATGEPFVGRAGKLLNDIIRACRLERDEIYICNVLKCRPPGNRNPSPTEAANCREYLDAQIRIVDPDYIVCWGSVPAKELLGTKLGIGKLRKQFFPFGRAKVACTYHPSYLLRNPAAKKEVWADMKWLFADMGVTL; encoded by the coding sequence ATGGATCTCGACACGCTCCGCCGGTCCGTTCTCCGCCGCCTCGAAGCCGACCGCCGGGCCGGGCTGACGCACTTTCCCAAGGGGGAAGCGTTTGCGCTGTCCGCGGTGGCGGACGAGGGGACCGCGTCGCCCGGGGGCGCGGCGCCTGTCGGCGACGGCGAAGCGGGGGGAACGAACGAGCGAGCAGCGGCCGCGGGTCAGTTCGCGGCGGGGATGACGCGGGATCTCGCCGCGGCGTCGGCTCCCGCCCCGTCGGCTCCGGCGCCCGCGGCGGCGTTGTTCGCGGGCGGGGGCAGCGCCGGCAATGCGGAGCGGTCCGCGCAACCGACCGAGGAGCGGGCCGCGGCACTGACGGTGATCGAACGCACGGTCAGCGGTTGCCCCCGCTGTCCGGAACTGGTCGCCACCCGCACCCAAACGGTGTTCGGCGCCGGCAACCCGCACGCAGCGATCCTGTTCCTGGGCGAGGCCCCCGGGGCGGACGAGGACGCCACCGGCGAGCCGTTCGTCGGCCGGGCGGGCAAGCTACTCAACGATATTATTCGCGCCTGCCGCCTGGAGCGGGACGAAATCTATATCTGTAACGTCCTGAAGTGCCGCCCGCCGGGCAACCGCAATCCCTCCCCGACGGAGGCGGCGAACTGCCGGGAGTATCTCGACGCTCAAATTCGGATCGTCGACCCGGACTATATCGTCTGCTGGGGCTCAGTCCCCGCGAAGGAATTGCTGGGGACGAAACTCGGCATCGGCAAGCTGCGGAAGCAGTTCTTCCCCTTCGGCCGGGCGAAGGTCGCCTGCACCTATCATCCGAGCTATCTGCTGCGGAACCCGGCGGCGAAGAAGGAAGTCTGGGCCGATATGAAATGGTTGTTCGCCGACATGGGCGTGACGCTTTAA
- a CDS encoding sugar ABC transporter ATP-binding protein — translation MTADAADAPPLLAARGLTKRYGTVTVLDGVSVDVRGGEVHALLGANGAGKSTLCKILSGLTPASAGSATLGGAAYAPASKREAEAAGVEIVQQELNLIGTLSVAENLLFARLPNRLGALRVGRLHAEARGILDRFGLPGVDPRAPVSSLGVGRQQMVEIAAALARDCRVLILDEPTAALSDTEAGQLFGHLRDLRDRGVAVVYISHRLDEVKELADRVTVLRDGRHVVTRDTAGLSTDDMVALMSGEERDGGPSAFRSHRREGDGAKDVALRVRGLCRGPVRDVSLEVRRGERLGVTGLVGAGRTELLRAIFGADRATAGAVEVGGVPRGRFRHPRAAVAAGLAMVTEDRKSDGLLLAQPVSVNVTLCSLWAKFCQFGLLRGAAERRATAGLIADLDVRCHGPDQLAGQLSGGNQQKVAVGKWLVRGADVLLFDEPTRGIDVAARRRIYRLLDALAADGKACVIVSSDLEELFETCDAIAVLCDGRLTGTFRRGEWTREKILQASFDSGPDGRRSCSAASHAAASHAAASHAAASHAAASHAAPAAATSDAAPADRRV, via the coding sequence GTGACGGCGGACGCGGCCGACGCCCCGCCGCTGCTGGCGGCCCGCGGGCTGACGAAGCGGTACGGGACCGTGACGGTGCTGGACGGGGTGTCCGTGGACGTCCGGGGGGGGGAGGTGCACGCGCTGCTGGGGGCGAACGGGGCGGGCAAAAGCACGCTGTGCAAGATCCTCAGCGGGCTGACGCCGGCGTCGGCCGGGTCGGCGACGCTGGGCGGGGCGGCGTACGCCCCGGCGTCGAAGCGGGAGGCGGAGGCCGCCGGCGTGGAGATCGTCCAGCAGGAACTGAACCTGATCGGCACGTTGTCGGTCGCGGAGAACCTGCTGTTCGCCCGCCTGCCGAACCGGCTCGGGGCGCTGCGGGTCGGCCGGCTGCACGCCGAGGCCCGGGGGATCCTGGACCGGTTCGGCCTGCCCGGCGTGGACCCGCGGGCCCCGGTCAGTTCGCTGGGGGTGGGCCGGCAGCAGATGGTCGAGATCGCCGCCGCCCTGGCCCGCGACTGCCGCGTGTTGATCCTCGACGAGCCGACCGCGGCCCTGTCGGACACCGAGGCCGGGCAGCTATTCGGCCATCTACGGGATCTCCGGGACCGCGGGGTGGCGGTCGTCTATATCAGCCACCGGTTGGACGAGGTGAAGGAACTCGCGGACCGCGTGACGGTCCTCCGCGACGGCCGGCACGTCGTCACGCGGGACACGGCCGGGCTCTCCACCGACGACATGGTCGCCCTGATGAGCGGCGAAGAACGGGACGGCGGGCCGTCCGCATTCCGCTCCCACCGTCGTGAGGGCGACGGCGCGAAGGACGTCGCGTTGCGGGTTCGCGGGCTGTGCCGGGGGCCGGTGCGGGACGTCTCGCTGGAGGTGCGGCGGGGGGAGCGGCTGGGGGTGACCGGGCTGGTGGGGGCCGGGCGGACGGAGTTGCTGCGGGCGATCTTCGGGGCGGACCGCGCGACCGCGGGGGCGGTGGAGGTCGGAGGCGTGCCGCGGGGTCGGTTCCGCCACCCGCGGGCGGCGGTGGCGGCGGGGCTGGCGATGGTCACCGAGGACCGCAAGTCCGACGGCCTGCTGCTGGCCCAGCCGGTCAGCGTGAACGTGACCCTGTGCAGCCTGTGGGCGAAGTTCTGCCAGTTCGGACTGCTCCGCGGGGCGGCGGAGCGGCGGGCGACGGCGGGGCTGATTGCGGACCTCGATGTCCGGTGCCACGGCCCGGACCAACTCGCCGGGCAGCTCAGCGGCGGGAACCAGCAGAAGGTGGCCGTCGGCAAGTGGCTGGTCCGCGGGGCGGACGTGCTGCTGTTCGACGAGCCGACGCGGGGGATCGACGTCGCCGCCCGCCGCCGGATCTACCGGCTGCTCGACGCCCTCGCCGCCGACGGGAAGGCGTGCGTGATCGTCAGCAGCGACCTGGAGGAGCTGTTCGAGACCTGCGACGCGATCGCCGTGCTGTGCGACGGCCGACTGACCGGCACGTTCCGGCGGGGCGAGTGGACCCGCGAGAAGATCCTCCAAGCCTCGTTCGACTCCGGCCCCGACGGCCGCCGTTCCTGCTCCGCCGCCTCCCACGCCGCCGCCTCCCACGCCGCCGCCTCCCACGCCGCCGCCTCCCACGCCGCCGCCTCCCACGCCGCCCCGGCCGCCGCAACCTCCGACGCCGCCCCGGCGGACCGCCGCGTATGA
- a CDS encoding sugar ABC transporter substrate-binding protein: MTPPPRPPVTMSRRFAAASALAGLLAAAPLWSSGCSSGTDAPDGEAAGDGGKPRVALIMKSLANEFFATMAEGAETHQAAHADQYDLIVNGIKDERDLSRQVALVEEMVAAGVDAIVIAPADSKALVPALRRAEQAGVTVVNIDNRLDAEILRQDGVTIPFVGPDNAAGAERAGAYLAETLGKGDWQVGVLEGVRTSENARARKAGFEAAMADAGIEIVDSQSAEWEMSRASTVAASMLSEHPEIDALLAANDSMALGALSAVKSAGREGEVLIVGFDNIGAVREAIRDGKILATVDQHGDELAVFGIEAALRELAGEPAAGDVETAVDLVTAETIAAEAKTAEAKSAEAEAADGEAP; this comes from the coding sequence ATGACCCCGCCCCCCCGCCCCCCCGTGACGATGTCCCGCCGCTTCGCCGCCGCGTCCGCCCTCGCCGGTCTTCTCGCCGCCGCTCCGCTGTGGAGCAGCGGCTGTTCGTCGGGCACCGACGCGCCCGACGGCGAAGCGGCCGGCGACGGCGGCAAGCCGCGGGTCGCGCTGATCATGAAATCCCTCGCCAACGAGTTCTTCGCGACGATGGCCGAGGGGGCCGAGACTCATCAGGCGGCGCACGCCGACCAGTACGACCTGATCGTCAACGGCATCAAGGACGAGCGGGATCTCAGCCGGCAGGTGGCGTTGGTGGAGGAGATGGTCGCCGCGGGGGTGGACGCGATCGTGATCGCCCCGGCGGACTCCAAGGCGCTCGTTCCCGCCCTGCGGCGGGCGGAGCAAGCGGGCGTGACCGTGGTGAACATCGACAACCGGCTGGACGCGGAGATCCTCCGGCAGGACGGCGTGACGATCCCGTTCGTCGGGCCGGACAACGCCGCTGGGGCGGAGCGGGCCGGGGCGTACCTCGCGGAGACGCTGGGCAAGGGCGACTGGCAGGTGGGCGTGCTGGAGGGCGTCCGCACCTCCGAGAACGCTCGGGCACGCAAGGCGGGGTTCGAAGCGGCGATGGCGGACGCCGGAATCGAGATCGTGGACAGCCAGTCCGCGGAGTGGGAGATGAGCCGCGCCAGCACGGTGGCGGCGTCGATGCTCAGCGAACATCCGGAGATCGACGCACTGCTCGCCGCGAACGACTCGATGGCCCTGGGGGCGCTGTCCGCGGTGAAAAGCGCCGGGCGGGAGGGGGAGGTGCTGATCGTCGGGTTCGACAACATCGGCGCCGTCCGGGAGGCGATCCGCGACGGCAAGATCCTCGCCACCGTGGATCAGCACGGCGACGAGTTGGCCGTGTTCGGCATTGAGGCGGCCCTGCGGGAACTGGCCGGGGAGCCGGCCGCGGGGGATGTGGAAACCGCCGTCGACCTCGTCACCGCGGAGACGATCGCCGCCGAAGCGAAAACCGCCGAAGCGAAATCCGCCGAAGCAGAGGCCGCCGACGGGGAGGCGCCGTGA
- a CDS encoding M28 family peptidase: MIVHVAALALLSTAAGGGGETGEAAGAGVARRFERRVVAVAAAEALDGRRDAIENELRALRLEPQRRPFAGPQREGTNLLAVVPPPAAGAAPERTLMLGAHLDRVEAGTGAVDNAGGCAAVLELLGRFQARPLTHHRVVGLWFDQEEQGLLGSRAFVEAAGDPAAPGAAAGLPDLFVNFDVFAYGDTLWAHHPSEDDRTAARNFVAGTAAAGGEPFPTVIGPLYPPSDHRPFAAVRETAEPGSPAAEMTVLSLSLLPREQIVETVAFLEAMEGGGRPTRAGLPKILALIHTANDTPSAVRPSEAAAAIDAVEAGLRALDAAAGAEAAPATDDETND, encoded by the coding sequence ATGATCGTTCACGTCGCCGCGCTGGCTCTCCTGTCGACGGCGGCGGGGGGCGGGGGGGAAACCGGCGAGGCGGCGGGGGCGGGCGTCGCCCGGCGGTTCGAACGCCGGGTCGTCGCCGTGGCGGCGGCCGAGGCGCTCGACGGACGCCGCGACGCGATCGAGAACGAACTGCGGGCGTTGCGGCTCGAACCGCAGCGGCGCCCCTTCGCCGGCCCCCAGCGGGAGGGGACGAATCTGCTCGCGGTCGTGCCGCCGCCGGCGGCCGGGGCGGCGCCGGAGCGGACGCTGATGCTGGGGGCGCACCTCGATCGGGTCGAGGCGGGCACCGGGGCGGTGGACAACGCCGGCGGGTGCGCCGCGGTGCTGGAGCTGCTCGGGCGGTTTCAGGCCCGGCCGCTGACGCATCATCGGGTCGTCGGCCTGTGGTTCGATCAGGAAGAGCAGGGGTTGCTGGGCAGCCGTGCGTTCGTGGAGGCCGCGGGCGATCCGGCGGCGCCCGGGGCCGCCGCGGGGCTGCCGGACCTGTTCGTGAATTTTGACGTGTTCGCCTACGGGGACACGCTGTGGGCGCACCACCCTTCGGAGGACGACCGCACCGCCGCCCGCAACTTCGTGGCGGGAACGGCCGCGGCGGGGGGCGAGCCGTTCCCGACGGTGATCGGGCCGCTGTATCCGCCGAGCGACCACCGCCCATTTGCGGCGGTGCGGGAGACGGCGGAGCCGGGTTCGCCCGCCGCGGAGATGACGGTGCTGTCGCTGAGCCTGCTGCCGCGGGAGCAGATTGTGGAAACGGTCGCCTTCCTGGAGGCGATGGAGGGTGGCGGGCGGCCGACGCGGGCCGGGTTGCCGAAGATCCTGGCCCTGATTCACACCGCCAACGACACCCCCTCCGCGGTGCGGCCGAGCGAGGCGGCGGCGGCGATCGACGCGGTGGAGGCCGGGCTGCGGGCGCTCGACGCGGCGGCGGGCGCTGAGGCGGCGCCCGCGACGGACGACGAAACGAACGACTGA
- the rbsK gene encoding ribokinase gives MSPAAPRVVVLGSLNTDLVVRCAELPAPGQTVAGRSVAEFGGGKGANQAVAAALAGGDVAMVGAVGEDAASGRLVDGLVRRGVDCGAVVRRAGTRGGTAVITVDDRGQNSIVVVPGANGTVGPADVAAAEATIAAADVLLVQLEIPVDAVLAGVAAAKRAGVRVIFDPAPAVAGLPDELFAVDLLCPNETEAAILSGLPVKSPEDAERAADRLRERGATRVAVTLGDAGTLLCDAAGARLIPPFPVIAVDTTAAGDAFAGALAVRWAATDDLDAAVRFANAAGALAASAAGAQDSMATAADIHALMADR, from the coding sequence ATGAGTCCCGCCGCCCCCCGCGTGGTCGTCCTCGGTTCGCTCAACACGGACCTCGTCGTCCGCTGCGCCGAACTGCCCGCCCCGGGGCAGACGGTCGCCGGCCGGTCGGTCGCGGAGTTCGGCGGGGGGAAGGGGGCGAATCAGGCGGTCGCCGCGGCGCTGGCCGGCGGGGACGTGGCGATGGTCGGGGCGGTGGGGGAGGACGCGGCGTCCGGGCGACTGGTCGACGGGCTGGTCCGCCGGGGGGTGGACTGCGGGGCGGTGGTGCGGCGGGCGGGGACGCGGGGCGGCACGGCCGTCATCACGGTGGACGACCGTGGGCAGAACTCGATCGTCGTCGTCCCCGGGGCGAACGGCACGGTCGGGCCGGCGGACGTCGCGGCGGCGGAGGCGACGATCGCGGCCGCGGACGTCCTGCTCGTCCAACTGGAGATCCCGGTGGACGCCGTCCTCGCGGGCGTCGCGGCGGCGAAGCGGGCGGGGGTGCGGGTGATCTTCGACCCGGCCCCGGCGGTCGCCGGCCTGCCGGACGAGTTGTTCGCGGTCGACCTGCTGTGCCCGAACGAGACGGAGGCCGCGATCCTCAGCGGACTGCCGGTGAAGAGCCCCGAAGACGCCGAACGGGCCGCCGACCGCCTCCGGGAGCGCGGGGCGACGCGGGTGGCCGTGACGCTGGGGGACGCCGGCACGCTGCTGTGCGACGCCGCCGGCGCCCGGTTGATCCCGCCGTTCCCCGTGATCGCCGTCGACACCACCGCCGCCGGCGACGCGTTCGCCGGGGCTCTCGCGGTGCGGTGGGCCGCCACGGACGACCTCGACGCCGCCGTGCGGTTCGCCAACGCCGCCGGGGCTCTTGCCGCCTCCGCCGCCGGAGCCCAGGACAGCATGGCGACCGCCGCCGACATCCACGCCCTCATGGCAGACCGCTGA
- a CDS encoding arylsulfatase — protein sequence MNRSLPSAPLAWALLAVLPCAVGPFAGPVAAAGDRPNVIVVMTDDQGYGDFSFNGNPVLETPHVDRLAAESVRLTDFHVAPMCTPTRGQLLTGLDAFRNGAVNVSSGRALMRTDVKTMANVFADAGYRTGLFGKWHLGDNFPFRPGDRGFEEALWFPSSHVGSVPDAWNNDYFRDEYVRNGAKTRYDGYCTDVFFREATDWMGRDDDRPFFAYIAPNAAHWPWFVPEKYRGPVRAALAARPDVAADLTDQEREDLISFLAMGANVDENVGALTAFLDRAGLAENTVVVFLTDNGSTMGELYYNAGMRGKKTQLWEGGHRVPCLIRAPGGAVEPRDVDALTQVQDLLPTLAELAGVPSPGGLDGVSLAPLLRGEAETLGDRTLVMNYSRMPNAARRRRGLPNLTVPRKEGAGVLWGPWRLLPGGALYHVDRDPHQDRDVSADHPEVVARLRSHLDRWWGEVRGDAQTVRRVVVGDDAENPSALTACEWLDVFVDQQAQVRRGDRKNGAWALSVARPGRYELTLRRWPKASGLRLDAPAPAYDAVDGTFPAGVALPIAAATVTAAGRTVPAPVAADGTACTVQLDLPAGPLDLRTAFLDADGREICGAYYLAVERLAAIAD from the coding sequence GTGAATCGCTCCCTCCCTTCGGCGCCCCTCGCGTGGGCGCTGCTCGCGGTCTTGCCCTGTGCGGTCGGTCCGTTCGCGGGGCCGGTCGCCGCGGCCGGCGACCGGCCGAACGTGATCGTCGTGATGACGGACGACCAGGGGTACGGGGACTTCTCCTTCAACGGGAACCCGGTCCTGGAGACGCCGCACGTCGACCGGCTGGCGGCGGAGTCGGTCCGGCTGACGGACTTCCACGTCGCTCCGATGTGCACCCCCACCCGGGGGCAACTGCTGACCGGGCTGGACGCCTTCCGGAACGGAGCGGTGAACGTCAGCAGCGGCCGGGCGCTGATGCGGACCGACGTGAAGACGATGGCGAACGTCTTCGCGGACGCCGGCTATCGCACCGGCCTGTTCGGCAAGTGGCACCTCGGCGACAACTTCCCCTTCCGGCCGGGGGACCGCGGGTTCGAGGAGGCGTTGTGGTTCCCCTCCTCCCACGTCGGCAGCGTGCCGGACGCCTGGAACAACGACTACTTCCGGGACGAGTACGTCCGCAACGGGGCGAAGACGCGGTACGACGGCTACTGCACCGACGTGTTCTTCCGGGAGGCGACGGACTGGATGGGCCGCGACGACGACCGCCCGTTCTTCGCGTACATCGCCCCCAACGCCGCCCACTGGCCCTGGTTCGTGCCGGAGAAGTACCGCGGCCCGGTCCGCGCGGCGCTGGCCGCCCGCCCGGACGTGGCGGCCGACCTGACGGATCAGGAGCGGGAGGACCTCATCAGTTTCCTCGCGATGGGGGCGAACGTCGACGAGAACGTGGGCGCCCTCACGGCCTTTCTCGACCGGGCGGGGCTGGCGGAGAACACCGTCGTCGTGTTCCTCACGGACAACGGAAGCACGATGGGCGAGCTGTATTACAACGCCGGGATGCGGGGGAAGAAAACGCAGTTGTGGGAGGGCGGGCACCGCGTGCCCTGCCTGATCCGCGCGCCGGGCGGGGCGGTCGAGCCCCGCGACGTGGACGCCCTCACCCAGGTCCAGGATCTGCTGCCGACGCTCGCCGAGCTGGCCGGCGTGCCGTCCCCCGGCGGGCTGGACGGCGTGTCGCTCGCCCCGCTGCTGCGGGGCGAGGCGGAGACGCTCGGCGACCGCACGCTGGTCATGAATTACAGCCGCATGCCGAACGCCGCCCGCCGACGGCGGGGCCTGCCGAACCTCACCGTCCCCCGGAAGGAAGGGGCCGGCGTGCTGTGGGGCCCGTGGCGGCTACTGCCGGGCGGCGCCCTGTACCACGTCGACCGCGACCCGCATCAGGACCGCGACGTCTCCGCCGATCACCCGGAGGTCGTCGCCCGGCTGCGGAGTCACCTGGACCGGTGGTGGGGGGAGGTGCGAGGGGACGCCCAGACCGTCCGCCGGGTGGTCGTCGGGGACGACGCGGAGAACCCCTCGGCCCTCACCGCCTGCGAGTGGCTCGACGTGTTCGTGGACCAACAGGCGCAGGTCCGCCGCGGCGACCGCAAGAACGGCGCGTGGGCTCTGTCCGTCGCCCGCCCCGGCCGGTACGAACTGACGCTGCGGCGCTGGCCGAAAGCAAGCGGCCTACGACTGGACGCCCCGGCCCCGGCCTACGACGCCGTCGACGGGACCTTCCCGGCGGGCGTGGCCCTGCCGATCGCCGCCGCGACCGTGACCGCCGCCGGCCGCACCGTTCCCGCTCCGGTCGCCGCCGACGGGACCGCCTGCACGGTTCAACTCGATCTGCCCGCCGGCCCGCTGGACCTGCGGACGGCCTTCCTCGACGCCGACGGTAGGGAGATCTGCGGCGCGTACTACCTCGCCGTCGAACGCCTCGCAGCGATCGCAGACTGA
- a CDS encoding ABC transporter permease, producing the protein MTAPHLSRSLIQYGGLSAALLAMVAAFSLGSENFFQTSTLISIANQIPELTFLAVGMTFVLIVRGIDLSVGSLLALSAATLGVLMARHGWPLPAALAAAAAVGALCGVANGALSVGFGIPSFIVTLGMLEVARGVTKKLTDSQSVYLGGPVEAFGEPLGALRVSPAFLTAALTVAIGQFVLTRTVFGRYCTAVGTNEEAVRMSGVRPAPYFVAAFALSGVMCSLAGFAQTSRLSTVDPNGAVGIELSAIAACVIGGTSLMGGRGSVVGSFLGVLVIQVMQTGLAQMGVSDADKQIVTGLVIVAAVLFDALRVRLGPRS; encoded by the coding sequence ATGACCGCCCCCCATCTCTCCCGATCGCTGATTCAGTACGGCGGGCTGTCCGCCGCGCTGCTGGCGATGGTGGCCGCGTTCAGCCTCGGCAGCGAGAACTTCTTTCAGACCTCCACACTGATCTCGATTGCCAATCAGATCCCCGAGCTGACCTTCCTGGCGGTCGGGATGACGTTCGTGCTGATCGTCCGCGGCATCGACCTGTCGGTCGGCTCGCTGCTCGCGCTGTCGGCGGCGACGCTGGGCGTGCTGATGGCCCGCCACGGGTGGCCGCTGCCCGCGGCGCTGGCGGCCGCCGCGGCGGTCGGCGCCCTGTGCGGGGTGGCGAACGGGGCGCTCTCGGTTGGGTTCGGGATCCCGTCGTTCATCGTCACGCTGGGGATGCTGGAGGTCGCCCGGGGCGTGACGAAGAAGTTGACGGACTCCCAGTCGGTCTACCTCGGCGGCCCGGTCGAGGCGTTCGGGGAGCCGCTGGGGGCGCTGCGGGTCTCGCCGGCGTTCCTCACCGCGGCGCTGACGGTCGCGATCGGCCAGTTCGTGCTGACCCGCACGGTGTTCGGCCGGTACTGCACGGCGGTGGGAACCAACGAGGAGGCGGTCCGCATGTCCGGCGTACGGCCGGCGCCGTATTTCGTGGCGGCGTTCGCTCTCAGCGGGGTGATGTGCAGCCTCGCCGGATTCGCCCAGACCTCGCGTCTCTCCACCGTCGACCCGAACGGCGCCGTCGGGATCGAGCTCAGCGCCATCGCCGCCTGCGTGATCGGCGGGACGAGCCTGATGGGCGGCCGTGGCAGCGTCGTGGGATCGTTCCTCGGCGTGCTGGTGATCCAGGTGATGCAGACCGGGCTGGCCCAGATGGGCGTCTCCGACGCCGACAAGCAGATCGTCACGGGGCTGGTGATCGTCGCCGCGGTGTTGTTCGACGCCCTCCGCGTGCGTCTCGGACCGCGCTCATGA
- a CDS encoding LacI family DNA-binding transcriptional regulator, whose product MSASNLTVTLGDVAAAAGVSVSTASRALSGNAKACRISDATADRVRNHARRLGFRPNLLARSLQSRRSGLLGVVVPDVANPFFAAIAKEVTRGAEETGRSVLLADSGESSDREVKLVAELQARRVEGLVVCPVGVDSDHLEAANAAGTPVVVVDRGFRGGSLPTVTSDHRGGAERLVEHLVGLGHRAIGIVQGRPGTLPNDDRLRAARRTLAAAGVPADDVPVAGDGFTERSGYESAARLLADRPDVTALFAFSTPNAFGALRAAAEAGRSVPDDLAMVCFDEVPHVEFLRVSLTAAAQDVRRLGRTAAEVMAERLETGRPPRRRRYTVPVKFVARASSGGPLPGAGARRTRSRELVPAGAPR is encoded by the coding sequence ATGTCCGCCTCGAACCTGACGGTCACGCTTGGGGACGTCGCGGCGGCCGCGGGGGTGAGCGTGTCCACCGCGTCGCGGGCTTTGAGCGGCAACGCGAAGGCGTGTCGGATCAGCGACGCGACGGCGGACCGGGTCCGGAATCATGCCCGGCGGCTGGGGTTCCGGCCAAACCTGCTGGCCCGGTCCCTGCAGTCGCGGCGGAGCGGGCTGCTGGGAGTCGTCGTGCCGGACGTGGCCAACCCGTTCTTCGCCGCGATCGCCAAGGAAGTGACGCGGGGGGCGGAGGAGACCGGGCGGAGCGTGCTGCTGGCGGACAGCGGGGAGTCCAGCGACCGCGAGGTCAAGCTCGTCGCCGAGCTGCAGGCCCGGCGGGTGGAGGGGCTGGTGGTCTGCCCGGTCGGGGTGGACTCGGACCATCTGGAGGCCGCGAACGCCGCAGGGACGCCGGTCGTGGTGGTCGACCGCGGGTTTCGGGGCGGGTCGCTGCCGACCGTCACGTCGGACCACCGCGGCGGGGCGGAGCGGCTGGTCGAGCACCTGGTGGGGTTGGGGCACCGGGCGATCGGGATCGTGCAGGGGCGGCCCGGCACGCTCCCGAACGACGACCGGCTGCGGGCCGCCCGCCGCACGTTGGCCGCCGCCGGGGTGCCGGCCGACGACGTGCCGGTCGCGGGGGACGGGTTCACGGAGCGGTCCGGGTACGAGTCGGCCGCCCGGCTGCTGGCGGATCGGCCGGACGTGACGGCCCTGTTTGCGTTCAGCACGCCGAACGCATTCGGGGCTTTGCGGGCCGCGGCGGAGGCGGGGAGGTCCGTGCCGGACGATCTGGCAATGGTCTGCTTCGACGAGGTGCCGCACGTGGAGTTCCTCCGCGTTTCGCTGACCGCCGCCGCCCAGGACGTGCGGCGATTGGGGCGGACCGCGGCAGAGGTGATGGCGGAGCGGCTGGAGACCGGCCGCCCGCCCCGGCGCCGGCGGTACACAGTGCCGGTGAAGTTCGTCGCCCGCGCCTCCTCCGGCGGGCCGCTCCCGGGGGCCGGGGCGAGGCGGACCCGCTCGCGTGAGCTGGTCCCGGCGGGGGCGCCGCGATGA
- a CDS encoding nucleoside hydrolase produces the protein MTPLLLLSLCLQPGSNEPADAAPVPVIFDTDMAGDCDDVGALAVLHALADRGEAEILAVMTNSTDPAGLSGAACDVINTFCGRPDLPLGSDKQGAVGPAIVGRKASSYTPVLAEEFSHDAPPDAELPDALPLYRETLAAAADGTVVICSVGALSNLEDLLNSGPDAASPLSGEALIARKVKRLVLMGGHFPRSAKPEWNLRLDTPAAVSVAVRWPTEVQWQGFEVGAKVICGAGLKDLPEPNPVRRAFEVRPYMSGRAIDRGKPAYDQATLLLAVRGPQESLWTVSPPGRVVVDSDAHTEWVPDDGGRHRFVSIKGRPNRLAVLIDELMAVRGR, from the coding sequence GTGACGCCGCTCCTCCTGCTTTCACTTTGTCTTCAGCCCGGCTCGAACGAGCCGGCGGACGCGGCGCCGGTCCCGGTCATCTTCGACACGGACATGGCCGGCGACTGCGACGACGTGGGGGCGCTCGCCGTGCTGCACGCGCTGGCGGACCGCGGGGAGGCGGAGATCCTGGCGGTCATGACGAACTCGACCGACCCGGCGGGGCTGTCCGGGGCGGCGTGCGACGTGATCAACACGTTCTGCGGCCGGCCGGACCTGCCGCTCGGCTCGGACAAGCAGGGCGCCGTCGGGCCGGCGATCGTGGGGCGGAAGGCCAGTTCCTACACGCCGGTACTGGCCGAGGAGTTCTCCCACGACGCGCCCCCGGACGCGGAACTGCCGGACGCCCTGCCGCTGTACCGCGAAACGCTCGCGGCGGCCGCCGACGGGACGGTGGTGATCTGCAGCGTCGGGGCACTCAGCAACCTGGAGGACCTGCTGAACAGCGGGCCGGACGCCGCCAGTCCGCTCTCCGGGGAGGCGCTGATCGCCCGGAAGGTGAAGCGGCTGGTGCTGATGGGCGGCCACTTCCCGCGGTCGGCGAAGCCCGAGTGGAACCTGCGGCTGGACACGCCGGCGGCGGTCTCGGTCGCGGTCCGGTGGCCGACGGAGGTGCAGTGGCAGGGGTTCGAGGTGGGCGCCAAGGTGATCTGCGGGGCGGGGCTGAAAGACCTGCCGGAGCCCAACCCGGTCCGCCGGGCGTTCGAGGTCCGGCCGTACATGAGCGGCCGGGCGATCGATCGCGGGAAGCCGGCCTACGACCAGGCGACCCTGCTGCTGGCGGTCCGCGGCCCGCAGGAATCGCTGTGGACGGTCAGCCCCCCCGGCCGGGTGGTCGTCGACTCCGACGCCCACACCGAGTGGGTCCCCGACGACGGCGGCCGGCACCGCTTCGTCTCGATCAAGGGCCGCCCGAACCGCCTCGCCGTACTGATCGACGAACTGATGGCCGTCCGCGGCCGCTGA